The following proteins come from a genomic window of Carassius gibelio isolate Cgi1373 ecotype wild population from Czech Republic chromosome B8, carGib1.2-hapl.c, whole genome shotgun sequence:
- the LOC127963691 gene encoding beta-crystallin B2-like: MATDHQNPATKQKQPVASNFKLVIYEQENFQGRCHELTEPCNNIQEADVAKVGSILVLCGPWVGYEQPGCKGEQYVFEKGEYPRWDAWTNSRRSDCIVAFRPIKVDSQEHKIVLYENPSFAGKKIEIIDDDVPSFHAHGYHEKVSSVRVQSGTWVGYQYPGYRGYQYLFEKGEFKECSEFGAVLPQIQSVRRIRDMQYHPRGAFQLST; encoded by the exons ATGGCAACTGATCACCAGAACCCTGCAACCAAGCAAAAACAACCAGTTGCCAGTAACTTCAAG TTGGTCATCTACGAACAGGAAAACTTCCAAGGCCGCTGTCATGAGCTGACTGAGCCCTGTAACAACATCCAGGAGGCGGACGTGGCGAAAGTGGGCTCAATACTGGTGCTGTGTGGACc GTGGGTGGGATATGAGCAGCCCGGCTGTAAGGGGGAACAGTATGTGTTTGAGAAGGGTGAGTATCCTCGCTGGGACGCTTGGACCAACAGCAGACGCAGTGACTGCATCGTCGCCTTCCGCCCCATCAAAGTG GACAGCCAGGAACACAAGATCGTACTCTATGAGAACCCAAGCTTCGCTGGGAAGAAGATTGAGATCATAGATGATGATGTTCCCAGCTTCCACGCTCATGGATACCATGAGAAAGTCTCTTCAGTTCGTGTGCAGAGTGGCAC CTGGGTGGGCTATCAGTACCCAGGATACAGAGGCTACCAGTACTTGTTTGAGAAAGGAGAATTTAAGGAGTGTTCTGAGTTCGGGGCCGTGCTGCCTCAGATCCAGTCCGTGAGGCGCATCCGTGACATGCAGTATCACCCAAGAGGAGCCTTCCAACTCTCCACCTAA